In one Lycium barbarum isolate Lr01 chromosome 7, ASM1917538v2, whole genome shotgun sequence genomic region, the following are encoded:
- the LOC132601669 gene encoding uncharacterized protein LOC132601669, whose product MDEAPNSDMNIDYHGTQGLLSTMPMHIGFNIDEDIGISELFKLLQEDPMNIAPSTSKENVALNHQHSDISELPSLNFQEDHETQGLLSTMPLNSELNIDEDIDILELFKLLQEDPMNIVPSTSIENAAPNHQHSDISESPSLNFQEQPPSISIENVASNDPNPDMSQLPNDFFLKEKPLTTNTIPSSSSTEEGDKNSSSRTTYQNTLDKDDNYSLFYIYSMGVTMLRQEGGRRKEDPIPIEGDINISSRREQDNSRTNAMILQQPMLKIPVLEKLEKESMKQKLTVDHPLVISTNTRKEKENSQTNDLMILKPPISRTPCLENLETDSMKPKFTIDDHSFGSSTRREQENPRTNAMILSPPIPKSPMLIEKESDFMKSKLTIDSQFGISTSRRVGEQENPKNNGLILQQLVSNIPILEKFEREFNKPKLTFDHPFGTSTSKKVEVKENLKTDGLMLQQQPMPNIPTLEKLESDLMKRKTMPGHTIARKDEQRIESGGFKSTDNSSTKEDEIHTGVVNSLDIELQQKTSSNGGPIRRLPNKTSSRYQPFGGQTPNKQGSNRHVLYLLLFKLASLFIVDSWKFLKTV is encoded by the exons ATGGATGAAGCTCCAAACAGTGACATGAATATTGATTATCATGGAACTCAGGGTCTTCTCTCTACTATGCCAATGCACATCGGCTTTAATATTGATGAAGATATAGGCATTTCAGAATTATTTAAACTTCTTCAAGAGGATCCAATGAACATTGCTCCTAGCACTTCAAAAGAAAATGTTGCTCTAAATCATCAACATTCTGACATTTCAGAATTACCTAGTCTTAATTTTCAAGAGGATCATGAAACTCAGGGTCTTCTCTCTACTATGCCATTGAACAGTGAATTGAATATTGATGAAGATATAGACATTTTAGAATTATTTAAACTTCTTCAAGAGGATCCCATGAACATTGTTCCTAGCACTTCAATAGAAAATGCCGCTCCAAATCATCAACATTCTGACATTTCAGAATCACCTAGTCTTAATTTTCAAGAGCAGCCCCCTAGCATTTCGATAGAAAATGTTGCTTCAAATGATCCAAATCCTGACATGTCACAATTACCTAATGATTTTTTTCTTAAAGAGAAGCCCTTGACCACAAACACTATTCCTAGCAGTTCATCAACAGAAGAGGGTGATAAGAATTCTTCTTCAAGAACAACTTATCAGAACACCCTTGATAAGGATGATAACTATTCATTGTTTTATATTTATTCCATGGGAGTAACCATGCTGCGACaagaaggaggaagaagaaaagaagacCCTATTCCTATCGAAGGTGACATTAATATTTCAAGTAGGAGGGAGCAAGACAATTCTAGAACAAATGCCATGATTCTCCAACAACCTATGCTAAAAATTCCAGTTTtggagaaattagaaaaggagtcCATGAAACAAAAGTTAACTGTTGATCATCCTCTGGTAATATCAACAAATACtaggaaagagaaagaaaactctcAAACCAATGACTTGATGATCCTCAAGCCACCTATTTCCAGAACTCCGTGTTTAGAGAATTTAGAAACAGATTCTATGAAGCCAAAATTCACCATTGATGATCATTCTTTTGGGTCAAGTACTAGGAGGGAGCAAGAAAATCCTAGGACCAATGCCATGATCCTTAGCCCTCCCATTCCAAAAAGTCCAATGCTGATAGAGAAAGAAAGTGACTTCATGAAGTCAAAGCTTACCATTGATAGTCAATTTGGAATTTCAACAAGTAGGAGGGTCGGGGAGCAAGAAAATCCTAAGAACAATGGCCTAATCCTCCAACAACTCGTGTCTAATATTCCAATTTTAGAGAAATTCGAACGTGAATTCAACAAGCCAAAGCTCACATTTGATCATCCATTTGGAACTTCAACAAGCAAAAAGGTCGAGGTGAAAGAAAATCTTAAGACTGATGGCTTGATGCTCCAACAACAACCTATGCCAAATATTCCAACTTTGGAGAAATTAGAAAGTGACTTAATGAAGCGTAAGACGATGCCTGGTCATACTATTGCGAGGAAGGATGAGCAGAGAATTGAAAGTGGTGGCTTTAAGAGTACTGATAACTCTTCTACGAAAGAAGATGAGATCCACACTGGAGTTGTGAATTCCTTGGACATTGAACTTCAACAAAAGACAAG TTCCAATGGTGGTCCTATAAGAAGATTACCTAATAAGACAAGCTCAAGATACCAACCATTTGGGGGACAAACTCCAAACAAGCAAGGATCAAACAGGCATGTTTTGTATCTTTTATTGTTCAAATTAGCTTCCCTTTTCATTGTTGATTCAT GGAAGTTCCTGAAAACAGTTTAG
- the LOC132602362 gene encoding uncharacterized protein LOC132602362: protein MKTGIGSAIAGSSYHRCMLLNCKEWKSDSSQVAEIEKQNCNDEESLVGGRSSKTINHSTRDFQRSPANTHEITNKLKGIAGGQNSNKETQVLGCANQEVTLGSTDSEK, encoded by the exons ATGAAGACAG GAATTGGTAGTGCTATTGCTGGCTCCTCGTATCATAGATGTATGCTCTTGAACTGCAAGGAATGGAAGTCAGATTCCTCTCAAGTTGCTGAAATTGAGAAGCAAAACTGTAATGATGAAGAATCTTTGGTTGGAGGAAGAAGTTCAAAGACAATTAACCATTCAACTCGGGACTTCCAACGTTCTCCTGCTAATACTCATGAGATTACAAACAAG CTCAAAGGCATTGCAGGTGGACAAAATTCCAATAAAGAAACTCAAGTGCTTGGTTGTGCTAATCAAGAAGTTACATTGGGGAGCACCGATAGTGAGAAATGA